Proteins from a single region of Rhizobium leguminosarum bv. trifolii WSM1325:
- a CDS encoding phosphopantetheine-binding (PFAM: phosphopantetheine-binding~KEGG: sme:SMa0852 NodF acyl carrier protein), giving the protein MADQLTVEIIAAIKNLAQSENGGRIPVAIGEITADSELTSLGIDSLALADVLWDLEQAYGIRIEMNTADAWSNLKNIGDVVEAVRGLIAKEA; this is encoded by the coding sequence ATGGCCGATCAGCTCACAGTAGAAATTATTGCTGCAATCAAAAATCTCGCCCAATCAGAAAATGGCGGGAGGATTCCTGTAGCAATCGGAGAAATCACCGCTGATAGCGAATTGACCTCCCTTGGCATCGATTCACTGGCTTTGGCCGATGTGCTCTGGGACCTGGAGCAGGCCTACGGTATCAGGATCGAGATGAACACGGCCGATGCTTGGTCTAATCTGAAAAATATCGGCGATGTCGTCGAAGCCGTTCGCGGTTTGATCGCGAAGGAGGCGTGA
- a CDS encoding glycosyl transferase family 2 (PFAM: glycosyl transferase family 2; chitin synthase~KEGG: smd:Smed_6186 glycosyl transferase family 2), giving the protein MTLLETTSIAAVSVYGLLSSAYRSVQVLHARRTLKSETAEITVEERPFPSVDVIVPSFNESPRVLSDCLASLANQDYLGVLRVYVVDDGSRNRDAVVAEQLAYVGDARFEFIMLPRNVGKRKAQIAAISRSSGDLILNVDSDTTLASDVVSKLSQKMRDPAVGAVMGQLVASNQSDSWLTRLIDMEYWLACNEERAAQGRFGAVMCCCGPCAMYRRSAFVLLLDQYETQLYRGKPSDFGEDRHLTILMLSAGFRTEYVPSAIAATVVPDGLAAYLRQQLRWARSTFRDTMLGLHLLRGMNWYLTLDVVGQNAGPLLLALSVLAGLAQFALTGSVPWWTIGTIGSLTLIRCGVAAYRAKQLRFLGFSLHTLVNVFLLLPVKAYALCTLSNSDWLSRGSGVTASGAVRKQKASEAPMLAAPEATFSGE; this is encoded by the coding sequence ATGACCTTGCTTGAAACAACCAGCATCGCCGCCGTCTCGGTTTATGGACTGCTTTCCTCCGCCTATAGGAGTGTGCAGGTCCTTCATGCTCGGCGAACTCTCAAGTCGGAAACAGCTGAAATCACGGTTGAAGAGAGACCTTTTCCTAGCGTGGACGTTATTGTTCCTTCGTTTAACGAGAGCCCACGCGTCCTGTCAGATTGCCTGGCATCCCTTGCCAACCAGGATTATCTGGGGGTGTTGCGCGTTTATGTGGTTGACGACGGTTCCAGAAATCGCGACGCCGTCGTGGCCGAGCAGCTTGCCTATGTGGGCGACGCGAGATTCGAATTCATCATGCTTCCCAGGAATGTCGGAAAGCGCAAAGCGCAAATCGCTGCCATTTCCCGATCATCCGGGGACCTGATCCTGAACGTGGATTCAGACACCACTCTCGCCTCCGACGTCGTTTCAAAACTGAGTCAGAAAATGCGCGATCCGGCGGTCGGTGCGGTGATGGGGCAGCTTGTAGCGAGCAATCAGAGCGACTCGTGGCTGACCCGATTGATCGACATGGAGTACTGGCTGGCCTGCAATGAGGAGCGCGCCGCGCAGGGCCGCTTCGGTGCCGTGATGTGTTGCTGTGGACCTTGTGCCATGTACCGCCGGTCCGCTTTCGTCCTGCTTCTTGATCAATACGAGACACAGCTCTATCGGGGAAAGCCGAGTGACTTTGGCGAGGACCGTCATCTGACCATCCTAATGCTAAGCGCCGGCTTCCGCACCGAATATGTCCCAAGCGCCATCGCCGCAACCGTTGTTCCTGACGGTTTGGCTGCCTATCTGCGCCAGCAACTGCGTTGGGCACGGAGTACATTCCGAGATACAATGCTTGGGCTTCACCTCCTCCGCGGCATGAACTGGTATCTGACTTTGGACGTCGTCGGGCAGAATGCCGGCCCTCTTCTGCTCGCATTGTCCGTGCTGGCGGGTCTTGCACAGTTCGCCCTGACGGGTTCAGTGCCCTGGTGGACGATAGGAACGATTGGATCATTGACACTGATACGATGCGGCGTGGCTGCTTATCGTGCCAAGCAGCTTAGATTTCTTGGCTTCTCGCTGCACACGCTCGTGAACGTCTTTCTATTACTTCCGGTGAAGGCTTATGCGCTCTGTACGTTGTCCAACAGTGATTGGCTGTCGCGCGGCTCCGGAGTCACCGCTTCAGGCGCCGTTCGAAAGCAGAAGGCATCCGAAGCTCCAATGCTGGCGGCCCCCGAAGCTACTTTCAGCGGCGAATAA
- a CDS encoding ABC-2 type transporter, NodJ family (TIGRFAM: ABC-2 type transporter, NodJ family~PFAM: ABC-2 type transporter~KEGG: smd:Smed_6188 ABC-2 type transporter, NodJ family) → MSGDSVTALPGGSLNWIAVWRRNYLAWKKAALASLLGHLAEPLIYLFGLGAGLGVMVGRVGGVSYTAFLAAGMVATSAMTAATFETIYAAFGRMEGQRTWEAMLYTQLRLGDIVLGEMAWAATKAALAGAGIGVVAAALGYTQWLSLLYALPVIALTGLAFASLGMVVTALAPSYDYFIFYQTLVITPILFLSGAVFPVDQLPIVFQTAARFLPLSHSIDLIRPIMLGHTVVDVCLHVGTLCIYIVIPFFLSTALLRRRLLR, encoded by the coding sequence ATGAGTGGAGATTCCGTAACGGCTTTGCCGGGCGGCAGCTTGAACTGGATTGCTGTCTGGCGCCGAAATTATCTTGCATGGAAAAAGGCGGCGCTGGCGTCGCTTCTGGGGCATTTGGCCGAACCTCTGATCTACCTTTTTGGCCTTGGCGCTGGCTTGGGCGTGATGGTGGGCCGCGTTGGGGGCGTTTCCTATACTGCTTTCCTGGCAGCTGGAATGGTCGCGACAAGTGCGATGACGGCTGCAACGTTTGAGACGATTTACGCAGCTTTCGGCCGGATGGAGGGTCAGCGCACTTGGGAAGCGATGCTCTACACACAGCTGAGGCTAGGCGATATTGTTCTCGGTGAGATGGCTTGGGCGGCGACGAAGGCCGCTTTGGCGGGTGCCGGCATAGGCGTGGTCGCCGCCGCTCTAGGATACACGCAGTGGCTGTCGCTGCTGTATGCGCTTCCGGTCATCGCGCTGACGGGATTGGCCTTTGCAAGCCTTGGGATGGTCGTCACCGCCCTTGCTCCGAGCTATGATTATTTCATCTTCTATCAGACGTTGGTTATCACCCCCATATTATTTCTCTCGGGTGCCGTCTTTCCAGTCGACCAACTGCCCATTGTCTTCCAGACCGCGGCGCGATTTCTGCCCCTGTCGCATTCAATCGACCTCATACGTCCGATCATGCTCGGTCACACCGTCGTCGATGTCTGCCTGCACGTCGGCACACTTTGCATCTACATCGTCATCCCATTCTTTTTATCGACAGCCTTGCTGCGGCGCCGACTATTGCGCTGA
- a CDS encoding Beta-ketoacyl synthase (PFAM: Beta-ketoacyl synthase~KEGG: smd:Smed_6194 beta-ketoacyl synthase): MDRRVVITGIGGICGLGTNASSIWKEMRDGRSAISPIITTDLYDMEGTVGAEIKAIPTHDIPRKQLVSMDRFSLLAVIAATEAMRQAGLSSNEQNAHRYGAAMGVGGPGWGTIEETYRSILLDGVTRARIFTAPKGMPSAAAGQVSIYLGLRGPVFGVTSACAAGNHAIASAVDQIRLGRADVMLAGGSDAPLTWGVLKSWEALRVLAPDTCRPFSADRKGVVLGEGAGMAVLESYEHAAARGATMLAEVAGIGLSGDAYDIVMPSIEGPEAAMRSCLADAELNPDDVDYLNAHGTGTVANDEMETAAIKRVFGDHAFKMSVSSTKSMHAHCLGAASALEMIACVMAIQEGVIPPTANYREPDPQCDLDVTPNVPRERKVRVAMSNAFAMGGTNAVLAFRQV, translated from the coding sequence ATGGACAGGCGCGTCGTAATCACGGGGATAGGCGGAATATGCGGATTAGGAACGAACGCTTCATCAATTTGGAAGGAAATGCGCGACGGCCGCTCTGCAATCAGCCCGATCATCACGACTGATCTTTATGATATGGAAGGCACGGTCGGTGCCGAGATCAAGGCGATTCCAACACACGACATCCCGCGCAAACAGCTTGTCTCTATGGACCGCTTCAGCCTGCTCGCAGTGATTGCTGCAACCGAAGCCATGCGACAGGCCGGGCTTTCCTCCAATGAACAGAATGCCCACCGCTACGGCGCCGCGATGGGCGTCGGCGGGCCTGGCTGGGGAACGATTGAAGAAACCTACCGCAGTATCCTTCTAGACGGAGTGACCCGCGCGCGCATTTTCACAGCACCGAAGGGAATGCCAAGCGCGGCTGCCGGTCAGGTCAGCATTTATCTCGGCCTGCGCGGCCCCGTCTTCGGCGTCACCTCCGCCTGCGCGGCGGGGAATCATGCCATCGCTTCCGCGGTAGATCAGATCAGGCTGGGCCGTGCAGACGTCATGCTTGCCGGGGGAAGCGATGCGCCGCTCACTTGGGGAGTCCTGAAATCATGGGAAGCACTGCGCGTGCTTGCCCCTGATACCTGTCGCCCGTTCTCCGCCGACAGAAAAGGTGTTGTCCTTGGCGAGGGTGCCGGAATGGCTGTCCTGGAAAGCTACGAGCACGCCGCTGCCCGCGGTGCGACTATGCTTGCCGAGGTTGCCGGAATAGGACTCTCCGGCGATGCCTACGACATCGTCATGCCTTCCATCGAGGGACCCGAGGCCGCAATGCGCAGCTGCCTCGCCGATGCCGAGCTGAACCCGGACGATGTAGACTACCTCAACGCGCACGGGACCGGCACCGTTGCGAATGACGAGATGGAGACGGCCGCGATCAAGCGCGTCTTCGGAGACCACGCTTTTAAGATGTCCGTCTCCTCCACCAAGTCCATGCACGCCCATTGCCTGGGTGCCGCCAGCGCACTTGAAATGATTGCCTGCGTCATGGCGATCCAAGAAGGTGTCATACCGCCCACCGCCAACTATCGTGAGCCTGACCCCCAGTGCGATCTCGACGTCACGCCCAATGTCCCTCGTGAGCGCAAGGTGCGTGTGGCGATGAGCAATGCGTTCGCCATGGGAGGCACCAACGCCGTCCTGGCATTCAGACAAGTGTGA
- a CDS encoding transcriptional regulator, LysR family (PFAM: regulatory protein LysR; LysR substrate-binding~KEGG: smd:Smed_6183 transcriptional regulator, LysR family), producing the protein MRFKGLDLNLLVALDALMTERKLTAAARSINLSQPAMSAAIGRLRAYFNDELFVMQQRRLVPTPRAEALAPAVREALLQIQLSVIAWDPLVPAESDRRFRIVLSDFMTLVFFEKVIKRVAREAPGVSFELLHVNDDPEERLRSGDLDFLILPDQFMSATHPSAKLFEDKLVCVGCPNNQQLRGKLSLERFMSLGHVAAMFGRTLKPSIEQWLLLEHGFKRRIEIVVPGFNSIPMLLQGTNRIATLPLLLVRHFEPTVPLQIVDHPLPPLSFTEALQWPLLHNSDPGNIWMRNIILEEASRIESSAEGCSQEARAT; encoded by the coding sequence ATGCGTTTTAAGGGCCTGGATCTAAACCTTCTCGTGGCGCTCGATGCTTTGATGACCGAGCGGAAGCTCACTGCGGCAGCGCGCAGCATCAATCTCAGTCAGCCAGCCATGAGCGCAGCCATCGGTAGGTTGCGCGCCTACTTCAATGACGAGCTGTTTGTGATGCAGCAGCGCAGACTTGTCCCGACACCGCGAGCCGAGGCGCTTGCCCCTGCCGTTCGCGAAGCTCTACTGCAGATTCAGCTCTCCGTGATTGCGTGGGATCCACTAGTCCCCGCGGAATCTGACCGGCGCTTCAGGATCGTACTGTCGGATTTCATGACGCTGGTATTCTTCGAAAAGGTCATAAAGCGCGTAGCGCGCGAGGCACCCGGCGTCAGTTTTGAATTGCTCCACGTCAACGATGATCCGGAGGAGCGCCTGCGGAGTGGAGACTTGGATTTTTTGATCCTTCCGGATCAGTTCATGTCAGCCACTCATCCGAGTGCCAAGCTGTTTGAAGACAAGCTCGTATGTGTCGGCTGCCCTAACAATCAGCAGCTGCGCGGGAAGCTTTCCCTCGAGCGATTCATGTCGCTGGGACACGTCGCGGCCATGTTTGGACGTACGTTGAAACCTTCCATTGAACAATGGCTATTGCTGGAGCACGGTTTTAAGCGGCGTATTGAAATAGTGGTCCCGGGTTTCAACTCGATCCCGATGTTACTACAGGGGACGAATCGGATAGCAACCCTTCCCTTGCTACTTGTCAGACATTTCGAACCGACGGTTCCCCTGCAGATCGTAGATCATCCCCTGCCTCCGCTTTCGTTCACAGAAGCACTACAGTGGCCCTTGCTTCACAATTCAGACCCCGGCAACATCTGGATGCGCAACATAATACTGGAGGAGGCTTCGCGCATTGAGTCATCCGCCGAAGGATGCTCCCAAGAGGCCAGAGCGACCTAA
- a CDS encoding polysaccharide deacetylase (PFAM: polysaccharide deacetylase~KEGG: sme:SMa0868 NodB chitooligosaccharide deacetylase): MKRRAYISEVPWSDDRSIYLTFDDGPNPHCTGQILDVLAEHRVPATFFVLGAYVKDHPDLVRRVAAEGHLVANHTMTHPDLTACDPEAIEREINEANKAIVSACPQAAVQHLRAPYGAWNADVLSRSMNAGLRPVHWSIDPRDWSRPGANTIVEAVLAAARPGAIVLLHDGCPPDEVGNCKLTGLRDQTLSALLAIIPALHSRGFSLRSLPQ, translated from the coding sequence ATGAAGCGGCGCGCTTATATCAGCGAAGTGCCGTGGAGCGACGATCGAAGCATCTACTTGACGTTCGACGACGGTCCCAATCCGCACTGTACTGGCCAGATCCTGGATGTGCTCGCCGAACACCGCGTACCAGCCACCTTTTTCGTCCTCGGCGCGTATGTCAAAGACCATCCGGATCTTGTCCGCCGTGTTGCGGCAGAAGGTCACTTGGTTGCCAATCACACGATGACCCACCCCGATCTTACGGCCTGTGACCCGGAGGCGATCGAACGAGAGATAAATGAGGCAAACAAAGCCATCGTCTCGGCGTGTCCCCAAGCTGCGGTTCAACATTTACGAGCGCCATACGGCGCTTGGAACGCGGATGTCCTTTCAAGATCGATGAACGCCGGACTTCGACCTGTTCACTGGTCGATAGACCCGAGAGACTGGTCCCGTCCTGGAGCCAATACTATCGTGGAGGCGGTACTCGCTGCTGCTCGGCCAGGTGCAATCGTGCTTTTGCACGACGGTTGCCCACCCGATGAGGTCGGGAACTGCAAGCTTACCGGACTGCGTGATCAAACACTTTCGGCGCTCTTGGCAATTATCCCGGCACTGCATAGCCGTGGATTCTCCCTTCGTTCACTTCCCCAATAA
- a CDS encoding nitrogen fixation protein FixT (TIGRFAM: nitrogen fixation protein FixT~PFAM: NifT/FixU family protein~KEGG: mlo:msl5852 hypothetical protein) has product MKAMIRRNGVGLSIYMSKKDVEEPVVAVENEDLWGGFILVRHGWLLALPDLPQGTRLPITVQAMKQPDQD; this is encoded by the coding sequence ATGAAAGCAATGATCCGGAGGAATGGGGTCGGCTTGTCGATCTATATGTCCAAAAAGGATGTCGAGGAGCCGGTTGTTGCGGTGGAGAATGAAGATTTGTGGGGCGGTTTTATATTGGTGAGGCATGGATGGCTCCTCGCCCTCCCTGACCTACCGCAGGGCACCCGGTTACCCATCACAGTGCAGGCAATGAAGCAACCCGATCAGGACTGA
- a CDS encoding Nodulation protein A NodA (PFAM: Nodulation protein A NodA~KEGG: smd:Smed_6184 acyltransferase NodA) → MSAGVRWKITWENDLEPSDHAELSEFFRATYGPTGEFNAKPFETGRSWAGARPERRAIAYDSKGIASHMGLLRRFIKVGDTDLLVAELGLYGVRPDLEGLGIPHSIRALAPALQELAVPFAFGTVRHAMRNHVERFCRDGISNIVTGVRVRSTLPDALPDMPSTRTEDVLVLVFPIGRPMSEWPSGSLIERNGCEL, encoded by the coding sequence ATGTCTGCTGGAGTGCGGTGGAAAATAACTTGGGAAAATGATCTCGAACCGTCGGATCATGCGGAACTGTCTGAATTTTTCCGAGCAACCTATGGTCCGACTGGCGAATTCAATGCCAAACCTTTTGAGACTGGCCGCAGTTGGGCAGGTGCGAGGCCGGAACGCCGGGCAATTGCTTACGATTCAAAAGGCATAGCAAGTCACATGGGGTTGCTGCGTCGTTTCATAAAAGTTGGTGACACCGATTTGCTGGTCGCCGAACTTGGCTTGTATGGTGTGCGGCCGGATCTCGAGGGGCTTGGCATCCCTCACTCGATCCGCGCTTTGGCACCGGCTTTGCAGGAGCTGGCGGTGCCGTTCGCCTTCGGCACCGTCCGACATGCCATGCGGAACCACGTGGAGAGATTCTGCCGAGACGGTATCTCCAATATCGTCACGGGGGTTCGTGTACGCTCGACCCTTCCAGATGCGCTGCCGGATATGCCCTCCACGCGCACCGAAGACGTGCTCGTCCTGGTATTTCCGATAGGGCGACCGATGAGCGAGTGGCCTTCCGGATCATTGATCGAACGAAACGGCTGCGAGCTATGA
- a CDS encoding 4Fe-4S ferredoxin iron-sulfur binding domain protein (PFAM: 4Fe-4S ferredoxin iron-sulfur binding domain protein~KEGG: bbt:BBta_5932 ferredoxin): MAFKIIASQCTQCGACEFECPSGAISFKTDRFVVDPKICTECRIEFDAPKCRAICPMPNTCVPA; the protein is encoded by the coding sequence ATGGCCTTCAAAATCATCGCCTCACAATGCACCCAATGCGGCGCATGCGAATTTGAGTGCCCCTCAGGCGCAATTAGTTTCAAAACTGACAGATTCGTGGTCGATCCCAAAATATGCACGGAGTGCAGGATTGAGTTCGACGCGCCCAAATGCAGGGCCATTTGCCCGATGCCAAACACCTGCGTCCCCGCCTAA
- a CDS encoding nodulation ABC transporter NodI (KEGG: smd:Smed_6187 nodulation ABC transporter NodI~TIGRFAM: nodulation ABC transporter NodI~PFAM: ABC transporter related~SMART: AAA ATPase), which produces MNGQSDLQAAVAETLCRGSNLPCISISEAIAPQVGAISSIAIELVGVTKSYRGKAVVDGLSFNIGSGECFGLLGPNGAGKSTISRMILGMTSPDAGTISVLGAQVPRQARSARARIGVVSQFDNLDMEFTVRENLIVYGRYFRMKAREIEAILPSLLEFARLENKADTRVADLSGGMKRRLSLARALINDPQILILDEPTTGLDPHARHLIWERLRSLLAQGKTILLTTHIMEEAERLCDRLCVLEGGVKIAEGRPFDLIKEQIGCPVIEIYGGDPQELSLLIKPYARRIEISGETLFCYTPDPEQVRAQLRGHWGLRLLERPPNLEDVFLRLTGREMGKYQ; this is translated from the coding sequence ATGAACGGTCAATCGGATCTACAGGCAGCTGTGGCTGAGACGCTCTGCCGCGGAAGCAACCTACCGTGCATTTCGATTTCAGAAGCAATCGCTCCCCAAGTAGGAGCGATATCTTCTATTGCGATCGAGCTCGTCGGCGTTACCAAATCATATCGTGGGAAGGCCGTGGTTGACGGATTGTCTTTCAACATTGGGTCGGGAGAGTGCTTTGGCCTTTTAGGCCCAAACGGCGCCGGAAAAAGTACGATCAGCCGTATGATTCTAGGAATGACGTCGCCCGATGCGGGCACTATTTCGGTGCTCGGAGCGCAGGTACCCCGGCAGGCTCGTTCGGCGCGCGCCCGTATCGGTGTTGTTTCTCAGTTCGACAATCTCGACATGGAGTTCACGGTTAGAGAAAACCTGATTGTCTACGGCCGGTACTTCCGCATGAAAGCCAGGGAGATCGAAGCGATCTTGCCCTCGCTGCTGGAATTTGCGCGGCTTGAAAACAAGGCAGATACAAGGGTGGCGGATCTTTCTGGAGGCATGAAGCGGCGCCTGTCATTGGCGCGCGCCCTGATCAATGACCCGCAAATCCTCATATTAGATGAACCGACCACCGGCCTTGACCCGCACGCACGCCACCTGATCTGGGAGCGTTTGCGATCGCTATTGGCGCAAGGCAAAACGATCCTGTTGACGACCCACATCATGGAAGAGGCAGAACGCTTATGTGACCGGCTGTGCGTGCTCGAAGGTGGAGTTAAGATAGCCGAAGGCCGCCCCTTTGACCTGATAAAGGAGCAGATCGGCTGCCCCGTCATCGAGATCTATGGCGGGGATCCGCAGGAGCTTAGCCTCTTGATCAAGCCATACGCACGGCGCATCGAAATCAGCGGCGAGACCCTGTTCTGCTACACCCCCGACCCAGAACAAGTTCGGGCGCAACTGCGCGGACACTGGGGTCTGCGCCTCCTGGAGCGGCCGCCAAACCTAGAGGACGTCTTCCTGCGGTTAACCGGACGCGAGATGGGGAAGTACCAATGA
- a CDS encoding nitrogenase cofactor biosynthesis protein NifB (TIGRFAM: nitrogenase cofactor biosynthesis protein NifB~PFAM: Dinitrogenase iron-molybdenum cofactor biosynthesis protein; Radical SAM domain protein~KEGG: mlo:mll5855 nitrogen fixation protein NifB) — protein sequence MSRGMSTFRITDTAPAACESEATAFGDYPPSSRGSSEPDALAPAIREKIKDHPCFSREAHLYFARMHLAVAPACNIQCNYCNRKYDCANESRPGVASHRLTPDQALRRAIAVANEVPQLSVVGIAGPGDACYDWRKTKATLIPIAREITDVKLCISTNGLALPEHVDELVDMNVGHVTITINMVDPKIGTEIYPWIFYDGRRYNGIDASRILHERQMLGLEMLTERGILTKVNSVMIPGVNDEHLIEVNKWVKDRGAFMHNVMPLISEPSNGTLYGLNGQRCPTPSELIALRDRLEGNTKVMRHCRQCRSDAVGLLSDDRAHEFTISQLPAEATNDSGKRHAYRKLIERERRGQTLEARGAAIPVSAPSDELLLIAVTTNGGGRVNEHFGHAQEIQIFSVCKKGLGLIGHLKIDPYCLGGWGEEASLNSIINALEGLDLLICSQIGNGPTNKLARRGVRATGAYGGSYIEQAIDAHYSAVLHDDALAAAI from the coding sequence ATGTCCAGAGGGATGAGTACGTTCAGGATCACCGACACAGCACCTGCCGCATGCGAGTCGGAGGCAACAGCGTTCGGTGACTATCCGCCTTCGTCCCGTGGCAGTTCCGAGCCGGATGCTCTGGCTCCAGCGATCCGTGAAAAGATCAAAGACCACCCGTGCTTCTCGCGGGAAGCGCATCTTTATTTCGCGCGGATGCATCTCGCGGTGGCACCAGCCTGCAACATCCAATGCAATTACTGCAATCGAAAATATGACTGCGCAAACGAAAGCAGACCAGGAGTAGCATCACATAGGCTCACTCCCGACCAGGCGCTGCGCAGGGCCATTGCGGTTGCAAACGAAGTGCCGCAGCTCTCAGTGGTCGGCATCGCCGGGCCAGGCGATGCCTGCTATGATTGGAGGAAGACAAAAGCGACCCTCATACCGATCGCCCGCGAAATCACCGACGTCAAGCTTTGCATCTCAACCAATGGCCTCGCCCTCCCTGAACATGTCGACGAGCTTGTCGACATGAATGTCGGGCACGTTACAATCACCATCAACATGGTAGATCCGAAGATCGGGACCGAGATCTACCCCTGGATATTCTATGATGGCCGCCGCTACAACGGTATCGACGCGTCCAGGATCCTCCATGAGAGGCAAATGTTGGGGCTCGAAATGCTGACAGAACGCGGCATACTCACCAAGGTCAATTCGGTGATGATCCCGGGCGTCAACGACGAGCATCTCATCGAGGTTAACAAGTGGGTCAAGGACAGGGGCGCGTTTATGCATAACGTAATGCCCCTGATCTCAGAGCCTTCAAATGGTACTCTATATGGTCTGAACGGTCAGCGTTGCCCTACCCCTTCTGAGTTAATCGCGCTTCGGGACCGGCTTGAAGGCAACACGAAGGTGATGCGCCATTGCCGTCAGTGCCGTTCCGATGCAGTCGGTCTGCTCAGTGATGATCGCGCACACGAATTCACGATTTCCCAACTCCCAGCTGAAGCGACCAACGACAGTGGCAAGCGCCATGCCTATCGCAAGTTGATCGAGCGCGAGCGACGCGGCCAAACATTGGAAGCAAGGGGCGCGGCCATACCGGTCTCAGCTCCATCTGACGAACTTCTCCTTATTGCTGTAACCACCAATGGTGGAGGCCGGGTCAATGAACATTTCGGTCATGCGCAGGAAATACAGATTTTCTCGGTCTGTAAAAAAGGCCTCGGATTGATAGGTCACCTGAAGATCGACCCGTACTGCCTTGGTGGATGGGGGGAGGAGGCTAGTCTCAACAGTATCATCAATGCGCTCGAAGGCTTAGATTTGCTGATTTGTTCTCAGATCGGCAATGGCCCTACGAATAAGCTCGCACGCCGAGGTGTTCGAGCAACGGGCGCTTATGGCGGCTCCTACATCGAGCAGGCAATCGACGCCCATTATAGCGCGGTGCTTCACGACGACGCTTTAGCAGCCGCGATTTGA